A portion of the Natronococcus sp. AD-5 genome contains these proteins:
- a CDS encoding NUDIX hydrolase, with protein MVGSEVTSVPKVCAYITRNGCELLVFEGPDRGGLQIPKGTIESDESVREALRREVEEESGLTALRSIQHLASDVWMRRRSPPKLYERHFFHASVDVDRDEWTHVVTGEGEERGVEFEYFWHELPSTRDFALALDDYVHLVERSLPRL; from the coding sequence ATGGTAGGATCCGAGGTGACGTCCGTTCCGAAAGTCTGCGCGTACATCACCCGCAACGGGTGCGAACTCCTCGTGTTCGAGGGTCCCGATCGCGGCGGACTGCAAATCCCGAAAGGGACGATCGAGTCCGACGAGTCGGTGCGCGAAGCGTTGCGGCGGGAGGTCGAGGAGGAAAGCGGTCTCACCGCGCTTCGGTCGATCCAGCACCTGGCGAGCGACGTCTGGATGCGCCGACGGTCACCACCGAAACTGTACGAGCGCCACTTCTTCCACGCGTCGGTCGACGTCGACCGCGACGAATGGACGCACGTCGTCACCGGGGAGGGCGAGGAGCGAGGCGTCGAGTTCGAGTATTTCTGGCACGAACTCCCGTCGACCCGCGACTTCGCCCTGGCGCTCGACGACTACGTTCACCTCGTAGAGCGATCCCTGCCGCGGTTGTAA
- a CDS encoding acyl-CoA mutase large subunit family protein, whose amino-acid sequence MFDSEELEEIREGYEQWREEDVEPVLERFGERKETFTTDTGGQEVDRLYTPADVDDLDYREDLSYPGEPPYTRGVYSTGYRGRLWTMRQYAGFSTPEDTNERYHYLLDQGQTGLSMAFDLPTQMGYDSDAAMAAGEVGKAGVAIDSLADMETVFDGIPLDEVSTSMTINAPASVLLAMYIAVGDEQGVDREQLRGTIQNDLLKEYIARNTYIYPPEPSMRIITDIFEFCAAETPKFNTISISGYHIREAGSTAAQELAFTLGNGIEYVEAAIDAGLDVDEFAPQLSFFFNGHNNIFEEVAKFRAARRMWHDIMEERFDAQNPKSKQLKFHTQTAGSMLTAQQIENNVVRVAYQALAAVLGGTQSLHTNGKDEALALPTEESVRTALRTQQILAHESGAADTIDPLAGSYYVESLTDEVEADAYEIIDEVDERGGMLEAVEQQWVQRQIQDTAFDRQKEIEEKERIIVGVNEFEVDEEAEVDVQEVTEEDERRQIDSLESVREERDEEAVDAALEALRDAARSDENLMPYIVDAVKAYAAVGEICNVMRDEFGEYQPGSAV is encoded by the coding sequence ATGTTCGATTCCGAGGAACTCGAGGAGATCCGCGAGGGCTACGAGCAGTGGCGCGAGGAGGACGTCGAGCCGGTGCTCGAGCGGTTCGGCGAGCGCAAGGAGACGTTCACGACCGACACGGGGGGACAGGAGGTCGATCGCCTCTACACGCCGGCGGACGTCGACGACCTCGATTACCGGGAGGATCTGAGCTATCCCGGCGAGCCGCCGTACACGCGCGGCGTCTACTCGACGGGGTACCGCGGCCGGCTGTGGACGATGCGCCAGTACGCCGGCTTCTCGACCCCCGAGGACACCAACGAGCGCTACCACTACCTGCTCGACCAGGGGCAGACGGGACTCTCGATGGCGTTCGACCTGCCGACCCAGATGGGGTACGACTCCGACGCCGCCATGGCGGCCGGCGAGGTGGGGAAAGCCGGCGTCGCGATCGACTCGCTCGCGGACATGGAGACGGTCTTCGACGGCATTCCGCTCGACGAGGTCTCAACCTCGATGACGATCAACGCGCCGGCCTCCGTCCTGCTGGCGATGTACATCGCGGTCGGCGACGAGCAGGGCGTCGACCGCGAGCAGTTGCGCGGGACGATCCAGAACGACCTCCTGAAGGAGTACATCGCGCGCAACACGTACATCTATCCGCCCGAGCCCTCGATGCGGATCATCACGGACATCTTCGAGTTCTGCGCGGCGGAGACGCCGAAGTTCAACACCATCTCGATCTCGGGCTACCACATTCGCGAGGCCGGCTCGACGGCCGCACAGGAACTGGCGTTCACCCTCGGGAACGGCATCGAGTACGTCGAAGCCGCGATCGACGCCGGCCTGGACGTCGACGAGTTCGCCCCGCAGCTCTCCTTTTTCTTCAACGGGCACAACAACATCTTCGAGGAGGTCGCCAAGTTCCGCGCGGCCCGTCGGATGTGGCACGACATCATGGAGGAGCGCTTCGACGCCCAGAACCCCAAGTCCAAGCAGTTAAAATTCCACACCCAGACCGCGGGCTCGATGCTCACCGCCCAGCAGATCGAGAACAACGTCGTCCGCGTGGCCTACCAGGCGCTGGCGGCGGTGCTCGGCGGCACCCAGAGCCTGCACACCAACGGGAAAGACGAGGCGCTCGCGCTGCCGACCGAGGAGTCCGTCCGGACCGCCCTGCGGACCCAGCAGATCCTCGCCCACGAGTCCGGCGCCGCCGACACGATCGACCCGCTCGCGGGCAGCTACTACGTCGAATCGCTGACCGACGAGGTCGAGGCGGACGCTTACGAAATCATCGACGAGGTCGACGAGCGCGGCGGGATGCTCGAGGCCGTCGAGCAACAGTGGGTCCAGCGTCAGATACAGGACACCGCCTTCGACCGCCAGAAGGAGATCGAAGAGAAGGAGCGCATCATCGTCGGCGTCAACGAGTTCGAGGTCGACGAGGAGGCCGAGGTGGACGTCCAGGAGGTCACCGAGGAGGACGAGCGACGGCAGATCGATAGCCTCGAGTCCGTCCGCGAGGAACGCGACGAGGAGGCCGTCGACGCGGCGCTCGAGGCCCTGCGCGACGCGGCGCGGAGCGACGAGAACCTCATGCCGTACATCGTCGACGCCGTGAAGGCGTACGCGGCGGTCGGCGAGATCTGCAACGTCATGCGCGACGAGTTCGGCGAGTACCAGCCCGGAAGCGCGGTGTAG
- a CDS encoding GNAT family N-acetyltransferase gives MYVRDAKNREEVWLLDHIESMGLDDTAFRSRDYVVAINEVSGEKAGFGRIRVHKTGDESSDGERPSEVCELTSIGVLEGWRGQGVGAHVIERLLEYAGDEGFDTVYSLTGESAYLAQFGFRRIDAERLPEPLRERLSEKRERTDPDAVPLEIDIDRFRMSDRLREAFKRASERREEESTDETAEDFGIDPNTATYKYDTGR, from the coding sequence ATGTACGTGCGGGACGCGAAAAACAGGGAGGAAGTCTGGCTGCTCGACCACATCGAGTCGATGGGGCTCGACGACACGGCGTTCCGCTCGCGTGACTACGTCGTCGCGATCAACGAGGTCTCCGGCGAGAAGGCGGGGTTCGGACGCATCCGCGTCCACAAGACCGGCGACGAGTCGTCCGACGGCGAACGCCCGAGCGAGGTCTGCGAGCTGACCAGCATCGGCGTCCTCGAGGGGTGGCGCGGCCAGGGCGTCGGCGCACACGTCATCGAGCGGCTCCTCGAGTACGCCGGCGACGAGGGGTTCGACACCGTCTACTCGCTAACCGGGGAGAGCGCCTACCTCGCGCAGTTCGGCTTCCGCCGGATCGACGCGGAACGGCTCCCGGAACCGCTCCGGGAGCGGCTCTCGGAGAAGCGCGAACGGACCGACCCGGACGCGGTGCCGCTCGAGATCGATATCGACCGGTTCCGGATGTCCGACCGACTCCGGGAGGCGTTCAAGCGGGCGTCCGAACGTCGCGAGGAGGAGTCGACCGACGAAACGGCCGAGGACTTCGGGATCGATCCCAATACGGCGACCTACAAGTACGATACGGGCCGCTGA
- a CDS encoding aldehyde ferredoxin oxidoreductase C-terminal domain-containing protein yields MLHATGPLLTVDVGERTATETEIDDLLETRVGGRAAATALAHERIPFDADPFGPENRAYLSTGPLQQSRMSFTGRMNMTGLSPLTDGLVSTNAGGYLSRNFVATGLGVLELAGESDEPLAVHVTDEGVEFEEVPELEGATVPETSDYVADSRDLGAEHCIAIGPAGENLVRFASVMTFDSRAFGRGGLGAVLGAKNVKCVTFDGDVEPPLEIPNPPEMDVHREAAQSDDLMRRQGTTGGTEFINENFSLPTRYFEEYEFERAADIGGDAVEEKKYKKGACSACAYACKLPTRDEETGVETEGPEFETVYSFGSCQGVGDVVDVMRGNELCDSLGMDTISAGVTVAAYLASEDEFGNADLAQEVTEKIAYREGIGDRLAEGVARVHDDLGVDDYTVKGMEFAAHDGRVLHGQGLSYAVANRGADHMYASVLSLEYGGDLDPEGTLGKAETLVERENHNAFRDTGIVCAFGDDYVTEDRLEALFDADYEELLAVGAETVRLERHFNNRRGFDRSEDALPYEIPDLEDALEEYYAARGWPDGVVPDDAGEPNAPSAD; encoded by the coding sequence ATGCTTCACGCGACAGGCCCACTGCTCACCGTCGACGTCGGCGAGCGAACCGCCACGGAGACGGAAATCGACGACCTGCTCGAGACCCGCGTCGGCGGGCGGGCGGCGGCGACCGCCCTCGCCCACGAACGCATCCCGTTCGACGCCGATCCGTTCGGTCCGGAGAACCGGGCGTACCTCTCCACCGGTCCGCTCCAGCAGTCGCGGATGTCCTTTACCGGGCGGATGAACATGACCGGACTCTCGCCGCTCACGGACGGGCTGGTCTCGACCAACGCGGGCGGCTACCTCTCGCGGAACTTCGTCGCGACGGGGCTCGGCGTCCTCGAACTCGCCGGCGAGAGCGACGAACCGCTCGCCGTCCACGTCACGGACGAGGGCGTCGAGTTCGAGGAAGTACCGGAACTCGAGGGGGCGACGGTACCCGAAACCTCCGACTACGTGGCCGACAGTCGCGACCTCGGGGCCGAGCACTGCATCGCGATCGGTCCGGCGGGCGAGAACCTGGTGCGGTTCGCGTCGGTGATGACCTTCGACTCGCGAGCGTTCGGCCGCGGCGGACTGGGCGCCGTTCTCGGCGCGAAGAACGTCAAGTGCGTCACCTTCGACGGGGACGTCGAGCCGCCGCTCGAGATCCCGAACCCGCCGGAGATGGACGTCCACCGCGAGGCCGCCCAGTCCGACGACCTGATGCGACGCCAGGGGACGACCGGCGGCACGGAGTTCATCAACGAGAACTTCTCGCTTCCCACCAGGTACTTCGAGGAGTACGAGTTCGAACGCGCCGCCGACATCGGCGGCGACGCCGTCGAGGAGAAGAAGTACAAGAAGGGCGCCTGCTCGGCCTGCGCCTACGCCTGTAAACTGCCGACCAGGGACGAGGAGACCGGCGTCGAGACCGAGGGGCCCGAGTTCGAGACCGTCTACTCGTTCGGCTCGTGCCAGGGCGTCGGCGACGTCGTCGACGTCATGCGAGGAAACGAACTCTGCGACTCGCTCGGGATGGACACCATCTCGGCCGGCGTCACCGTCGCGGCTTACCTCGCGAGCGAGGACGAGTTCGGTAACGCGGACCTCGCCCAGGAGGTCACCGAGAAGATCGCGTACCGAGAGGGGATCGGCGACCGGCTCGCGGAAGGCGTCGCTCGCGTCCACGACGATCTCGGCGTCGACGACTACACCGTCAAGGGCATGGAGTTCGCCGCCCACGACGGGCGCGTCCTTCACGGCCAGGGCCTCTCCTACGCCGTCGCGAACCGCGGCGCGGACCACATGTACGCGAGCGTGTTGAGCCTCGAGTACGGCGGCGACCTCGATCCCGAGGGAACGCTCGGCAAGGCCGAGACCCTCGTCGAGCGGGAAAACCACAACGCGTTCCGCGATACGGGAATCGTCTGCGCCTTCGGGGACGATTACGTCACCGAGGACCGCCTCGAGGCCCTGTTCGACGCCGACTACGAGGAGCTCCTGGCCGTCGGCGCGGAGACCGTTCGCCTCGAGCGTCACTTCAACAACCGGCGTGGCTTCGACCGAAGCGAGGACGCTCTCCCCTACGAGATTCCCGACCTCGAGGACGCGCTCGAGGAGTACTACGCGGCTCGAGGCTGGCCCGACGGCGTCGTTCCGGACGACGCGGGAGAGCCGAACGCGCCGTCGGCCGACTGA
- a CDS encoding histidine kinase N-terminal 7TM domain-containing protein, translating into MESVPWLPWVLAAGAFVAALSIYPYTATAIAYRGSDNGLAYILLVMGVGVWNAMFAAQLLDSDALVKGFFLSLSIVGASLAGLGWFLFAGTASSTTTVPRRRLTYGVASVLVGANIFLVITSPTHELYWRPLSETSATAAFAAVDPQYLYWIHTLFLVGLFGAGTLLFFDAWRAGISPRYARAYTLAGSATVLAVVGSNVAIPGGVSVAPLTAASLTTIGWIQANHGHPLTKYRPSVPFDRLSK; encoded by the coding sequence ATGGAATCGGTTCCGTGGCTGCCCTGGGTGCTCGCCGCCGGTGCGTTCGTCGCGGCCCTCTCGATCTATCCGTATACGGCGACGGCCATCGCCTATCGCGGGAGCGACAACGGGCTCGCGTACATTCTCCTCGTGATGGGCGTCGGCGTCTGGAACGCCATGTTCGCCGCGCAACTCCTCGATTCGGATGCGCTCGTGAAGGGATTCTTCCTCTCGCTCAGTATCGTCGGCGCGTCGCTGGCCGGCCTCGGCTGGTTCCTGTTCGCGGGCACCGCCAGCAGCACGACGACCGTCCCGCGACGACGACTGACCTACGGCGTCGCGTCGGTTCTCGTCGGCGCGAACATCTTTCTGGTCATCACGAGTCCGACCCACGAACTGTACTGGCGCCCGCTCTCCGAGACGTCGGCGACGGCCGCGTTCGCGGCGGTCGACCCGCAGTACCTGTACTGGATCCACACGCTGTTTCTCGTCGGCCTGTTCGGCGCGGGCACCCTCCTGTTTTTCGACGCCTGGCGGGCCGGGATCAGTCCGCGATATGCGCGTGCGTACACGCTCGCCGGCTCGGCGACGGTACTCGCGGTCGTCGGGAGTAACGTCGCGATTCCGGGCGGCGTCTCGGTCGCTCCGCTCACCGCCGCGTCCCTCACGACGATCGGCTGGATCCAGGCGAACCACGGTCACCCGCTCACGAAGTATCGACCGTCCGTCCCGTTCGATCGCCTCTCGAAGTGA
- a CDS encoding pentapeptide repeat-containing protein — MPEDRCGYTARLSGIENVGAVCCWRPTWDETDRCIWHTAETVPPAAYRRTAPNLGERLDGADLRGAVLAETGYLAGCSLIGADFTDAVLDHADLSGTDLRRASFRDVDAREASFAGANLHDSVFVFVDLRGANFEDAMLYRAGLTDVRINLQTTFGEMAVYENDLDRDASDGATTEMADSAKWVYRELQRVYDENAFPERVQQNFLREMDLRRRQAWQTGNYLQALKLAGSRWIMRYGTSPWRVVLTSLATILVCALLYPITGGIREVRGEETITYQIANPTEASGRVLISAFFRSLYFSVVTFGTLGYGDIQPVGGWARVIASVESLLGIMLMALLVFVLTRSVQH, encoded by the coding sequence ATGCCCGAGGATCGGTGCGGTTACACGGCACGGCTGAGCGGAATCGAAAACGTCGGTGCGGTCTGTTGCTGGCGACCGACGTGGGACGAGACGGACCGCTGCATTTGGCACACCGCGGAAACCGTTCCGCCGGCGGCGTATCGGCGGACCGCTCCGAATCTGGGCGAACGACTCGACGGAGCGGACCTCCGCGGCGCGGTACTGGCGGAGACGGGGTACCTCGCCGGGTGCTCGCTGATCGGGGCCGACTTCACGGACGCGGTGCTCGATCACGCGGACCTGTCCGGAACGGATCTCCGCCGGGCGTCGTTTCGCGACGTGGACGCTCGCGAGGCGTCGTTCGCGGGCGCGAACCTTCACGATTCGGTGTTCGTCTTCGTCGATCTCCGGGGGGCGAATTTCGAGGATGCGATGCTCTATCGGGCGGGACTGACGGACGTCCGTATCAACCTCCAGACTACCTTCGGCGAGATGGCAGTCTACGAGAACGATCTCGACCGGGACGCGAGCGACGGCGCCACGACCGAGATGGCCGACTCCGCGAAGTGGGTCTATCGGGAACTCCAGCGGGTCTACGACGAGAACGCGTTTCCGGAGCGGGTGCAGCAGAACTTCCTCCGGGAGATGGACCTGCGGCGTCGGCAGGCCTGGCAGACGGGCAACTACCTGCAGGCGCTCAAACTGGCCGGGTCGCGGTGGATCATGCGCTACGGAACGAGCCCCTGGCGGGTCGTTCTGACCTCGCTGGCTACGATCCTCGTCTGCGCGCTCTTGTATCCCATAACCGGCGGCATTCGCGAAGTTAGGGGAGAGGAGACGATCACGTATCAGATCGCCAACCCGACGGAAGCGTCGGGTCGGGTGCTGATCAGCGCCTTCTTCAGAAGTCTGTACTTCAGCGTCGTCACGTTCGGGACGCTGGGATACGGGGATATCCAGCCCGTCGGCGGGTGGGCGCGAGTCATCGCGAGCGTCGAGTCGCTGCTCGGAATCATGTTGATGGCGCTGCTCGTCTTCGTGCTCACGCGGAGCGTCCAGCATTGA
- a CDS encoding PadR family transcriptional regulator, which produces MYDLTGFQRDLLYVIVGQDEPHGLAIQEELEKYYEKEIHHGRLYPNLDTLVDKGLVEKGQVDRRTNFYTVTRRGQRELEARREWEQQYVGELLSES; this is translated from the coding sequence ATGTATGATCTGACCGGCTTTCAGCGCGACCTGCTGTACGTGATCGTGGGCCAGGACGAACCGCACGGGCTGGCGATCCAGGAGGAACTCGAGAAGTACTACGAGAAGGAGATCCATCACGGTCGGCTGTACCCGAACCTCGACACGCTCGTCGACAAGGGGCTCGTCGAGAAGGGGCAGGTCGATCGCCGGACGAACTTCTACACCGTGACGCGGCGCGGACAGCGCGAACTCGAGGCCCGGCGCGAGTGGGAGCAGCAGTACGTCGGCGAGTTGCTCTCGGAGTCGTAA
- a CDS encoding universal stress protein produces the protein MTRRIRIGERLVDREAELGRRIGATVMTTVGLSSNPDAELVNPAVRSDADAIFAGSTMRPASRRAFLGPRVEYVVQNAPCPVAVVRSL, from the coding sequence ATTACGAGACGGATCCGGATCGGCGAACGGCTCGTCGATCGCGAGGCGGAACTCGGCAGACGGATCGGGGCTACGGTGATGACGACGGTGGGGCTCTCGAGCAATCCCGACGCGGAACTCGTGAATCCCGCTGTCCGTAGCGATGCCGACGCGATCTTCGCGGGGTCGACTATGCGTCCGGCCTCTCGGCGAGCGTTTCTCGGCCCCCGCGTCGAGTACGTCGTCCAGAACGCGCCGTGTCCGGTCGCGGTGGTCCGCTCGCTGTGA
- a CDS encoding prolyl oligopeptidase family serine peptidase: MNDQNDVLEELARLPTMAHPTVSPFGDEVALYYDVSGRNELHVVDVDTGDLTRWSDGEVPRNARWFASWDADGDRAFFHLDDGGDEQNDVYALARDGTVEPVVEMDGQVAIQDVGDDGETLLLGSTRNGQMNVYRHDLTAGETSKVTDYERAAGSAHLSPDGDRIAYATNETDDYDNRDVYVANADGSEPRNLEIGDVGAEAIPADWGPDGRRLLIGDNTEDLGRVGVYDLEVDDVTWYGDGTYEEQPVAFLSGGGRLLASRSRDAVSVPVVYDCETGGGRELDVPDGVTSAGGMGPAGVSIDEDRILLEHTGPIRRTELLVYDLATDEYETLLEAEYGPFDPDDFADAEYFTFPSDGVPETPARGVDHDPYEELEIGALLYDSGERPSPLIVNPHGGPRARDTKSFDLYTQVLVSQGFSVLQVNYRGSSGRGREFVEELIDDWAGAEQGDVATAVEYALESYDWLDEDRVVVFGGSYGGYSAYWQLVQYPDLYGAGIAWIGLTDLEDMFENTMPHFRTELMEKYLGTPEENPDPYAERSPVTHEENLDAPVCIVHGVNDRRVPVSQARIFREALEERGLEAGEDGAFEYHELGEEGHASSDQEQKLRLFRLLTDFLERRVDLETVRRSQ; the protein is encoded by the coding sequence ATGAACGATCAGAACGACGTTCTCGAGGAACTCGCGCGGCTCCCGACGATGGCGCATCCGACCGTCTCCCCGTTCGGGGACGAGGTCGCACTCTACTACGACGTCTCCGGCCGGAACGAACTGCACGTCGTCGACGTCGACACCGGCGACCTGACGCGGTGGTCCGACGGCGAGGTGCCGCGGAACGCGCGATGGTTCGCGTCGTGGGACGCGGACGGCGACCGCGCGTTTTTCCACCTCGACGACGGCGGCGACGAACAAAACGACGTTTACGCGCTCGCGCGCGACGGCACGGTCGAACCGGTCGTCGAGATGGACGGCCAGGTCGCCATCCAAGACGTCGGCGACGACGGCGAGACCCTGCTCCTCGGCTCGACCCGCAACGGACAGATGAACGTCTACCGCCACGACCTGACGGCGGGAGAGACGAGCAAGGTAACCGACTACGAGCGGGCGGCCGGGAGCGCACACCTCTCGCCGGACGGCGACCGGATCGCGTACGCGACCAACGAGACCGACGACTACGACAACCGAGACGTCTACGTCGCGAACGCCGACGGCTCCGAGCCGCGGAACCTCGAGATCGGCGACGTCGGCGCCGAAGCGATCCCCGCCGACTGGGGGCCCGACGGTCGGCGACTGCTGATCGGCGACAACACCGAGGATCTCGGTCGGGTCGGCGTCTACGATCTCGAGGTCGACGACGTCACCTGGTACGGCGACGGGACGTACGAGGAGCAGCCCGTGGCGTTTCTTTCCGGCGGGGGCCGACTCCTCGCGTCGCGCTCCCGCGACGCCGTCTCCGTCCCCGTCGTCTACGACTGTGAAACGGGCGGCGGACGAGAACTCGACGTTCCTGACGGCGTCACGTCGGCGGGCGGGATGGGGCCAGCCGGCGTCAGTATCGACGAGGATCGCATCCTCCTCGAGCACACCGGTCCGATCCGGCGGACGGAACTGCTCGTCTACGACCTCGCGACCGACGAGTACGAGACGCTGCTCGAGGCCGAGTACGGACCGTTCGATCCCGACGACTTCGCCGACGCGGAGTACTTCACCTTCCCGTCGGACGGCGTTCCCGAGACGCCCGCGAGAGGGGTCGATCACGACCCGTACGAGGAACTCGAGATCGGCGCGCTGCTGTACGACTCCGGCGAGCGGCCCTCGCCGCTGATCGTCAACCCCCACGGCGGGCCGCGCGCTCGCGATACGAAATCGTTCGACCTCTACACGCAGGTGCTGGTCTCGCAGGGGTTCTCCGTGCTGCAGGTCAACTACCGGGGCTCGTCCGGCCGCGGCCGCGAGTTCGTCGAGGAACTGATCGACGACTGGGCCGGCGCCGAGCAGGGCGACGTCGCGACGGCCGTCGAGTACGCTCTCGAGAGCTACGACTGGCTCGACGAGGACCGCGTGGTCGTCTTCGGCGGCTCGTACGGCGGCTACTCGGCCTACTGGCAACTCGTCCAGTACCCCGACCTGTACGGCGCCGGGATCGCGTGGATCGGCCTCACCGACCTCGAGGACATGTTCGAGAACACGATGCCCCACTTCCGGACCGAACTGATGGAGAAGTACCTCGGGACGCCCGAGGAAAACCCCGACCCGTACGCGGAGCGCTCGCCCGTTACCCACGAGGAGAACCTCGACGCCCCCGTCTGTATCGTCCACGGCGTCAACGACCGGCGAGTCCCCGTCTCGCAGGCTCGCATCTTCCGCGAGGCGCTCGAGGAGCGGGGCCTCGAGGCCGGCGAAGACGGCGCGTTCGAGTACCACGAACTCGGCGAGGAGGGCCACGCCTCCTCCGACCAGGAACAGAAGCTTCGACTGTTCCGGCTGCTCACGGACTTCCTCGAGCGCCGCGTCGACCTCGAGACGGTACGCCGCAGTCAGTAG
- a CDS encoding FAD-dependent oxidoreductase: protein MTLSNIARYDERRASSVGRRAIVVGGSVAGLCAARVLRDSFDEVLVLERDEFPGKPAVREGAPQTGQPHAMLEAGRVTLEDFFPDFGEDVRSAGGLELDMTEDFLWHDQGGTVAEAGVELSALYASRPLFEHVVRERVRDLGEVRLRGDCRFVDYEHDADEGRVTGVRFRDEVGTEIALDSALVVDATGRNSRTPKWLGAHGYPVSEVDEVDVDVTYSTVRIERPPDVRGGVLIAPGTHRPRGAAMLPVEGDRWEVLLQGLHGERAPADPETFVEWAETLPLDEVGRRLREQRWVSEIQRYPFPSSSRRRYWALDRFPDGLVVTGDAVASFNPVYGQGMSVAALDALALHHELTDGLEGLGARFFRRTNDIVDEAWKIAVGKDFVFDRTTGPKPFGTDAFNSYVARLVRRAHDDGELTEAFFRVFRLERSATSLLSPSVAWRVLRPRFGSAKADSPERGPKS from the coding sequence ATGACGCTATCGAATATAGCGCGATACGACGAGCGCCGGGCGTCGTCTGTCGGTCGGCGGGCGATAGTCGTCGGTGGGAGCGTGGCGGGACTGTGTGCGGCGCGGGTCCTTCGGGATTCCTTCGACGAGGTACTGGTGCTCGAACGCGACGAGTTCCCCGGGAAGCCGGCGGTTCGCGAGGGGGCGCCGCAGACCGGCCAGCCGCACGCGATGCTCGAAGCCGGACGGGTGACGCTCGAGGACTTCTTTCCGGACTTCGGCGAGGACGTTCGGTCCGCCGGCGGACTGGAACTCGACATGACCGAGGATTTCCTGTGGCACGATCAGGGCGGGACCGTCGCGGAGGCCGGCGTCGAACTGTCCGCGCTCTACGCGAGTCGACCGCTGTTCGAGCACGTCGTACGCGAGCGGGTACGTGATCTCGGCGAGGTTCGGTTACGAGGGGATTGTCGCTTCGTCGACTACGAACACGACGCCGACGAGGGACGGGTAACGGGAGTGCGGTTCCGCGACGAGGTCGGGACGGAGATCGCGCTCGATTCGGCGCTCGTCGTCGACGCGACCGGCCGGAACAGTCGTACCCCGAAGTGGCTCGGGGCGCACGGGTATCCGGTCTCCGAGGTCGACGAGGTCGACGTTGACGTCACTTACAGTACCGTCCGCATCGAGCGACCGCCGGACGTTCGGGGCGGCGTGCTCATCGCGCCGGGGACCCACCGACCGCGAGGCGCGGCGATGCTCCCCGTAGAGGGCGACCGCTGGGAGGTGCTCCTCCAGGGGCTTCACGGGGAGCGAGCCCCGGCCGACCCCGAGACGTTCGTCGAGTGGGCGGAGACGTTGCCGCTCGACGAGGTCGGGCGTCGGCTACGCGAACAGCGGTGGGTGTCGGAGATCCAGCGCTATCCGTTTCCGTCGAGCAGCCGGCGACGGTACTGGGCGCTCGACCGATTTCCGGACGGGTTGGTCGTCACCGGCGACGCCGTCGCCAGTTTCAATCCCGTCTACGGGCAGGGGATGTCGGTCGCGGCGCTGGACGCGCTCGCGCTTCACCACGAACTCACCGACGGACTCGAGGGTCTGGGAGCGCGATTCTTCCGACGGACGAACGATATCGTCGACGAAGCGTGGAAGATCGCCGTCGGGAAGGATTTCGTGTTCGACCGGACGACCGGCCCGAAACCGTTCGGGACCGACGCGTTCAACAGCTACGTCGCTCGCCTCGTCCGACGGGCCCACGACGACGGCGAATTGACCGAGGCGTTCTTTCGTGTGTTCCGACTGGAGCGGTCTGCGACCAGTCTCCTCTCACCGAGCGTCGCCTGGCGCGTTCTCCGCCCGCGGTTCGGCTCCGCGAAGGCGGACTCGCCGGAGCGCGGACCGAAGTCGTAA
- a CDS encoding ubiquitin-like small modifier protein 1: protein MQIECLFFGPFREDVGEKTVSRETTADTVGELLRELEAEFPALEGRLVNDDGTDLAGRTVVTKNTKNVTHLEGLETPLDEDSVIRLVPSVYGG from the coding sequence GTGCAAATCGAGTGTCTCTTCTTCGGTCCGTTTCGCGAGGACGTCGGCGAGAAGACGGTCTCCCGCGAGACGACGGCCGACACCGTCGGCGAACTACTCCGCGAACTCGAGGCCGAATTTCCGGCCCTCGAGGGGCGACTCGTGAACGACGACGGGACCGATCTCGCGGGACGGACGGTCGTCACGAAGAATACGAAGAACGTCACCCACCTCGAGGGGCTCGAGACGCCGCTGGATGAGGACTCGGTCATCCGGCTGGTGCCGTCGGTGTACGGCGGGTGA